From Epinephelus lanceolatus isolate andai-2023 chromosome 12, ASM4190304v1, whole genome shotgun sequence, the proteins below share one genomic window:
- the LOC117271447 gene encoding zinc finger and BTB domain-containing protein 14-like, with amino-acid sequence MSDLLRYIDYDHKATFLKMLNQQRMEGEHCDVVVVVENIEFRAHRCVLAACSNYFKKLFKKQSDEDNSIVELDFIRSDIFEEVLNYMYTARLAVRKKDINMMMSSGQILGINFLDNLCTQKRELTNMKTRENQAPGDHGMRAQDAILKELAMEEVRKNSFYDQGMDGMGPGGSHVSQPHNYNTNMSKDPHSHGWGSSSSSDMKLEYLLYGHRDHGSCQSTGAKPMDHNAKKERLLTANRPYGCEHCPKAFTTAAHLKEHLKIHSGFKPHRCVVCGKAFIRGPDLKRHERVHSNERPFACQMCEKAFKHKSHLKDHERQHRGERPFNCGSCDKAFIKASDLKRHWNTMHSGNPRRQMSLSPAASQHGQAEATDQRDWKMETGPHSHNSGDC; translated from the coding sequence ATGTCTGATTTACTGAGATATATCGACTATGACCACAAAGCCACCTTCCTTAAGATGCTCAACCAGCAGAGGATGGAAGGTGAGCACTGtgatgtggtggtggtggtggaaaaCATAGAGTTCAGGGCTCACCGCTGTGTCTTGGCAGCCTGCAGCAACTACTTTAAAAAGCTCTTCAAGAAGCAGAGCGACGAGGACAACTCCATCGTGGAGCTGGACTTCATCCGCTCTGACATCTTCGAAGAGGTGCTTAATTACATGTACACAGCCCGGCTCGCTGTGAGGAAGAAGGACatcaacatgatgatgtcatccggCCAGATTCTGGGGATCAACTTCCTGGATAATCTGTGCACGCAGAAACGTGAGCTGACTAACATGAAGACCCGGGAGAACCAGGCGCCCGGTGACCACGGGATGCGAGCTCAGGACGCCATCCTGAAGGAGCTGGCcatggaggaggtgaggaagaACAGCTTCTACGACCAGGGGATGGACGGTATGGGGCCCGGGGGCTCTCACGTGTCTCAGCCGCACAACTACAACACCAACATGAGCAAAGATCCGCACAGCCACGGCTGGGGCTCCTCATCCTCCAGCGACatgaagctggagtacctgctGTACGGCCACCGCGACCACGGCTCCTGCCAGAGCACAGGTGCGAAGCCCATGGACCACAACGCCAAAAAGGAGCGGCTGCTCACCGCCAATCGCCCCTACGGCTGCGAGCACTGCCCCAAAGCCTTCACCACCGCCGCCCACCTCAAGGAGCACCTGAAGATCCACTCTGGCTTCAAGCCTCACCGCTGTGTGGTGTGCGGCAAGGCCTTCATCAGGGGCCCCGACCTGAAGAGGCACGAACGGGTCCACAGCAACGAGAGGCCCTTTGCGTGCCAAATGTGCGAAAAGGCCTTCAAGCACAAGTCTCACCTGAAAGACCACGAACGGCAGCACAGGGGCGAGCGGCCATTCAACTGCGGCTCCTGCGACAAAGCCTTCATCAAAGCGTCGGATCTGAAGCGCCACTGGAACACCATGCACAGTGGCAACCCCCGCAGACAGATGTCCCTGTCCCCCGCGGCCTCCCAGCACGGCCAGGCAGAGGCCACTGACCAGAGAGACTGGAAAATGGAGACCGGGCCACATTCACATAACTCGGGGGACTGTTGa